TTAAACCCTTCCAGGATATTCAGTATCTGAAGCACCGCAGTCCCCTGGTTGTTTCCGCCGATCTGGTATACATCATAGCCCCGGTAGTTTGTGGTAACCGGATCCACCCAGGTAGACGTGTGGTTTGCAAAATCCTCGTAGCGGAGGTAGCCATCGTTTTCGCGCATCCACTCATCGATGTTGCGCGCAATTTCGCCCCTGTAAAACGCATCCCTGCCCTCTTCCGCCAGCAGACGAAAGGTATTACCCAGATCCGGATTTCTGAAAATCTCACCCTTCTGCGGGGCGCGACCGTCGATGGTAAAGGTCTCCTCAAACGCACCGGCCTGATTGATCAAACGCGGAACCGAAGCATTCCACCGCATTGCAATCACTTCTGATACCGGAAATCCCTCCTCCGCATAGTAGATAGGTTCACTCAGTATGTCATCCATCGGCAGGGAGCCGAACCGCTCATGCAGCGTGAACCAGCCGTCCACTGCACCGGGCACGGAAACCGATGTAAGATCAAGTCTGGAGATGGACGATCGTCCCTGCTCATCCAGAACCTCCATCAACCTGTCGTAACTGAGCCCTTGCGGTGAGCGCCCGCTTGCATTCAGTGCATACAGCCGGCCGCTCTCCTCATGCCAGATGATGGCAAACAGATCTCCGCCGATTCCGTTGCCGGTGGGTTCCATCAGCCCGATGGCTGCATTGGCGGCAATGGCAGCATCAATGGCGTTGCCGCCCCGCCTGAGGACATCGAGGCCCACCTGTGTGGCGAGCGGCTGGCTTGTGGCAACCATGCCGCGTTTACCGATCACCTCGGATCGGGTTGCAAACTGCTTGCCCGATTCCCTGTCGATCTGTGCAAAAAGAGGTACTGTTATAAAAATGAGCGAGAAAAACGCGGCAATGGAACTAAAAAGAACGAACTTCATTGGAGTATCTGTTTGATTGGCGTTTAATGTTAGGTAACAAATGCGAACTCTCACAGTAACCGGCTTTCGGAGAACGGGAGTTCCGATAAAACTTACCTTAAAATGCATTATTTTTTCAACAGAGTGAAAATCAATCCAAACACAACTCTTCCATGATTCAGGAATATCTCAATTCCGTTGAAAAGTTTATCATCATCGGCGACCGTGTACTGATAAAGCCCCGCGAGATGGAAACACATACCAAAAGCGGACTTGTGCTGCCGGCTACCGTAAAAGAAAAAGAGGAGATCCAAAGCGGATACATCATTAAAACCGGTCCCGGATACCCCGTTCCATCTCAGGAAGTTGATGAGCCATGGAAACAGAACGCCGCTCAGCCAAAATATATCGGTATGCAGGCGATGGAAGGCGACCTGGCCATTTTTCTTAAAAGCAGCACCCACGAAATTGAATTTGAAAACGAAAAGTATTTGATTGTACCTCATGCAGCCATTCTGCTCCTCATCCGTGACAATCATGAACTGGAATAATCCCACACCAATCTCATAATGAACAGAAAAGCATTTATTCAGAATTTTTCACTTCTATCGGCGGGAGCTATCGCCGCCCCGTCCCTTCTCACGAGGGTATTTCAGGAGGGACCATTTTACCCGCTCCGCAACGGGGCTGGCTATTTCACCGGACGCGGAGGAACGATCGGCTGGTTTGTAACGGATGACGCGATTGTGGTAATCGACTCCCAATTCCGGAACAGCGCCGAGGAGTTTATTTCCGGGATTACAACCTATGGAAACGGGCCTACCCGCTTTTTGTTCAATACGCACCACCATGGGGATCATGTATCCGGCAACGGTGCATTTGCCGAAAGCGACTATCGCATTATCGCCCATCAAAATGTTCCGGAACTGCAGCAACAGGCTTCCCAGGGCAACGATGAGGTGATACCCTCTGCTTCCATCACCTTTGAGGATGAGTTCTCCATTGATGCCGGCGATGAACAGATCACAGCAAAATACTACGGTAATGCCCATACCGGCGGCGATTCGGTTATCTGGTTCAGCAATAGCAATATAGCTCATATGGGTGATCTGGTATTCAACCGCTGGTATCCGTTCATCGATCGTCCCGGCGGGGCTTCCGTTCGGGGTTGGATAACACTCCTCGAAACCGTCGCCGATGAAGCCGACAGCGATACCCTTTTCATTTTTGGTCACGGCAATTCCGATTTTGGCGTTACCGGCGATCGCAGTGATGTTCTCTACATGCGCGACTTTCTGGCCAAACTTATAGAGCACACGGAAGCAGGTCTTGCAGCCGGACTCAGCCGCGAGGAGATTACCTCCGTGAATCAGTTTGAGGAGTTTCCGAATCACCAGAGCGCGGGCTCCAGACTATCGCTTCCCGCCAACCTGTCCGTGGTTTATGACGAGCTTACCGCCGATGAGTAGTACGCAAGCCAAACATAACCCTTTTGCAGAACGCTGTCTCTACTGCGGGCAACAAGCGGGGGTTGTATGGGTTCACGGACACGGGCAGTGCGCCGCCTGCGGCACCAATGTGGATGAGTGCTGCCGTGGTGAGAATTTCTCCTTTCCACCCTCTCAAAACGGTAATGCCAATTCTAACGGGGAAGCGTCATGAAGCCGGCCTGCTTACTATTTCTGGTCTTTTTTCTTTCTCTATTTATCATTGCTCCGGCGCAGTCGCAGGAGCGCGACCGTGTGCGGGACCTTGGCATTACCCCTGGCATCCTTCCAACCGGGCCGTTAAATGCCATAACCGATGTGGGCGGCGTTCAGGTGGGACACCGGACGCTGACAGAGGGCGAAAATATTCGCACGGGCGTCACCGCTATCCTGCCCCACGGCGGGAATCTCTACCGAGACAGGGTTCCTGGCGCCGTTTATGTGGGTAACGGGTTTGGGAAAGCCCTTGGCTTTACACAGGTACGCGAACTTGGCGAACTGGAGACACCCATTGTGCTGACCAATACCCTGAGCATTTTTCAGGCAGCGCACGGGCTGGCCGACTATATGCTAAACCTGCCGGGAAATGAGAATGTACGATCGGTGAATCCGGTTGTGGGCGAGACCAATGACGGCTGGCTGAATGATATCCGTGCCCGCGTAATAACCACGGAGCATGTTTCGGAAGCCCTTGTATCTGCAAAGAGCGGGGTAGTAGAAGAGGGCAATGTGGGCGCCGGAACCGGTACGCGTGCGCTCGGTTTTAAAGGCGGTATCGGCACGTCATCGAGGATGATCCCGGAAGATAACGGCGGATACACCGTGGGTGTGCTGGTGCAGTCCAACTTTGGCGGGGTTCTTACCGTAGACGGCGTACCCGTGGGTGAGGAACTGGGTAATCACTATCTGGCAAGTCAACCGGGTACGACGTTGCCGAAATCTGGTTCAGAGGTGAGTCGCCTGATCACTCAAAGTGATCGGACGACTTATGACTTCGATGTTGACGGTTCCATCATGATTGTGGTGGCTACCGATGCACCTATTACTTCACGGAATCTTGAGCGTCTCGCCAAACGGGCATTTCTGGGAATTGCACGTGTTGGAGGATTCGCATCGAACGGGAGCGGTGATTACGTGATTGCATTTTCAACACACCCGGATGTTCGGATCAGCCTGGACCACACAGGGCCAACTCTGGAGAATACTGAGCTGAAGAACTCCGAAATGAGCCCGCTTTTCCTTGCTGCGGTTGAGGCCACCGAAGAAGCCATTCTGAACTCCCTCTTTATGGCCGAAACCATGGAGGGCGCAGATGGCCGCGTGCAGGAGGCGCTGCCGGTGGATGAAGTGATGGAGATTATGAGGAAGTATGGGAGAGTGGAATAGACAAGCTCCAAGCTCCAAGCTCCAAGCTCCAAGCTCCAAGGATGAAAACAGATCCAATGCTTGTTGTCTAGAGATTAAATTAGAGTCCGAAGGACGACACAGGCGAGTGGGGAATTTCCCATGGGGATCCCTTCGGGGTATTCCCCGTGTACATGCTACAGCGGGCAGGATTTATATACTTTCTGAGTTCCATCGTTTGACGTCTGAGGTCTGACTTCTCACTTTTACCTTTTGCCTTTTCACTCCCAAGATCACATATCACTCATCTCCAATCTTAAATCAACAAGCCGCCTCCCTCCGACTGGAAAGAGACGGCTTGATTTGCATCATGAATAGTGCATGAGCACTATTATCATTTTCAGAATGCGATAATTTATGCCAAGTGAATCAAAAAGTTGGAGGTAAGAAACGTATTGTTCCAATGAGATCATTATTCCTCGAACACAGTGCTATCATACCTATGTCATCGCCACTAGGATTGATCCGAACACATTCAATACCATCAAGCTCTGATGGATAACTGCCGAGCCTTTCGCCAAGAATAGTGCCCGTAAAATCCATAATCCCCCTATAATTATTACCACCGGAGAAACTAGGCGACGTGAAATCTATCTCACCTGAAAGAGTCAATCGACTGTCGATTGCAAATGGCCTGGGGGTTGTGGAAATTGGAGGAAGTACTTGAACAGGGTTTGATTCATCCTCGAATATTAATATCCGATGCACTTCATCATTGACACCGTCAACGCTCAAACATGCTCGATCAGCCTCCCCTTGGGCAGGGGTTTCATCGGGATGATCTTGACAAGTGAAATCATATGATACTGCACCAACTATTGGTCCTATATTTTCTGTGTATGTTCCATCGGATTCACGTTTGAGATGATAAGCACGGAGAACCCTGGAACCATTTTCAGGATAACTTGCTACACCCGTAACACTCCCGGGAGTATTATCTGAAAAGTTTGTATATGCCTGACGAGGTTCTCCAGTCATATTTCCGGGATTGAAATCTTTGTCAAGTGCACCAACCAAAAATTCACCCTGATCCGCATATCCGCCAGGTTGGCTCAAATCTGCCGAAAGCTTCTCAGTTCGAAATTGACTTGTAATCAGAGCATCTTCGGTACCTCCCAGTCTGTTGGGATTGGCAGCATAAATAAATCCCTCATTGTTTGCGGTTCCGCGAAATTCAGCTATCTCAATCTCACCTGTCTCTTGATTCGCTCCCAATTTTGCCAGAAACCAACCGCTTTGCGAAGTGAGTAATAGCAAATTGTCAATAACCGGTGACAATGCAATTCCTCCATTCAGGCCCGTTGACGATACTTCAAATGGAATATCGAGAACAGAAATGACACTTCCGCTGCACGGATCAACCACTCCTACATCTGCTCCCGCTACAATATGTACATATGGGCAATCGGTTGGGAAAGTAAGATCCCCCCATGGATTGGGCACAGTCATGATTTCCCTTGGAAACCCTGTACCTGATGAAAAGATACCTTCAGAACCTCCTGAAACATCAAATGTGGCTGTCAGGGTTCTGGCTTGATCCATCGTGACTTCAATAACGGGATTGTTCGATATCTCAACGCCGAATTCACTCCAAACAGTGAAAGCGGAACCCTCATCAGGAGTAGCCGTAAGTTCCACAAGCGTATTTTCCGAATAATCTTCAGTACAGTCTTCAGGGCAGTCAATCCCTTCAGGGTTACTGGAAACAGACCCCGAACCGTTCCCATCCAAGAGAACCTGTAGGTTTGAGGTTGCCGGTACACATTCAATATCACTTTTTACTTGAATAAACTCACCACTTTGACCTTCTATAGATTCAATTGATACCCCAATAATGAATCGCCCGTTACCAACTTCTGGGCAGCGATGTCTCACATTTTGAATGTATGCTCCACTTAATAGCACCAACTTTTGTAAACCTGACCCTTCTTCTACTTCAAGTGGGGCCTCAGGTCCTGCGGCAATTAAAACAGAATCTCTATCAAATTTATTTAAGTCCACTTCCCCCCCTACAAAAACATCAAAAAAATTGGTACTTACCTCTACTTCATCTCGCAATCCACCTACTCTTAAAGTCAAAGCACCCCTCGTTTTAACTAATGGTGAAAAGTGAGAAATCTCACCGGTTCCCATTGTTGTGCCCTCATCTGAATCTACAATTGTCTGAGAATTATCAAGAAAAAATACTTCTCCGTTTTCTGAACTCAGAAGAGATACAGAACTCATTTCAAGACTATCGGATTCCACAACTGGGTTTTGATTTTCAGCAAAAGAAACTAAAACAGGAACGTCAAACTCCAAACCATCTGGACCGAGCTCATACGCCTCCTGAACATCAATATTCTCAAATTCAGAACCCAGGTCATCCGCCGTTATTTTTTCGATCGTAATGGTCTCTGATCCGCTCAGTGCTCCGGCCGGAATTTCCAGGGTCACAAGTCCATCCTTCGACGTCAGGTTTCCACCTGCAGGACCGATCTCTTTGCTTTCAACATTGGGATCCACAGGATCATCATCGGTTGTGGAAGTCGGATTATTATCCCCGCATGTTGTTAATAGCAACAAAATTCCAATCGCAAAACATATGTTTATTCTTGTTTTCATGATGCATACCTCATTGATTGATTAACTATTTGAAAGAGCCACAACCGGGATGAACTGCACCAGCTCCCGATCCGGCTCTCAATGACTACGCAGGAAAAAATTCCGGACTGTTCATTTTTTCGTTGGATTTCACCAAAATGGTCTTCTAAAGAGTCGTTAAGTGGATTTTTAGATCGAATTCACTATGTTGGATTAGATTTGTGCTGAGTATCGCATATCCGGATGAACTTTGAAGGGGTAAGAAGTCATGTCTGAAGAGAAGAGTCATAGCCGGCAGAATGTCACGCAGCTGCTGCAGGCATCCCGGGCCGGAGATCAAAAGGCCATCAACGACCTGATGCCATTGGTGTATGATGAAATGAAAAACATTGCTCACCAGAAGCTTCGTTTTGAACGCAACGGACACACCCTGGATACCACCGCACTGGTTCACGAAGCTTATTTCAAGCTGATCAATCACGAAGAGGTTGAATGGCAAAGCAGAGCTCATTTTTTGGGCGTGGCTGCTCTTGCCATGAAGCGCATTCTGATTAACTATGCCGAGTACAAGCAGGCTGTTAAACGGGGCGGCGATTACTCAAGGGTTAAGATGGAGGAGATCAGGGATCCGGATAGCGTACATTTACCGGATTCGACGGCTGAACAGATCCTGGCCCTGGATGAAGCGCTGGAACGAATGAAAACGTTCAATGAGCGAGGGAGCAAGGTTGTTGAATATCATTTTTTCGGCGGACTGACATGGGATGAAATTTCCACCATCATGGGAGTGGCGCCTATTACAGTAAGACGCGCCTGGAATGCTGCACGCCTGTGGCTCAACCGTGAGCTCAACCAAAAGAACCGGGGACAATTGTCTCTTTAACACCCTAACAAACCAGGCTTCATGAATTCGGATACATGGAAAAAAATAGAGCTGATCTGCTTCGAAGCCATGGACCTGGAGGGTGAAAAACTCGATACCTATCTGCTCGAAACCTGTGGCGGGGACAAAGAGATTTTGAATGAAGTCAGATCCCTTTTGCAACAGGCCAATTCTGAACCCACAATCCGGCCGTTTGTTTCGTCACCATCATCGTTCATTTTTAGCGATACTTCCGAACTATCCGAACGATTTATTGGTCCGTATCGACTCATCAGAGAGCTCGCTTCAGGGGGAATGGGCCGTGTTTATCTGGCCGTCCGGGACGATGATCAGTTCAAGCGATTTGTTGCACTGAAAGTGATACGCAAAGACCTGGTTGATCAACGCATTTTGGACCGGTTTTATGAAGAACGCCGTATCCTGGCTTCTCTGAATCACAGTTACATTGCACGTTTGTTTGGAGGCGGAACGGATGATCATGGCGTGCCCTGGTATGCAATGGAATACGTGGATGGAGAAACTATAACGGAATATACAGAGAGAAGGAATATGTCAACGGGAGAGGTTATTAAGCTTTTCCTGAAAGTATGCTCCGCCGTCCAGTATGCCCATCAAAACCTGGTCATTCATCGGGACCTGAAGCCAGAAAATATTCTGATTAACTCTGACGGAGATCCCAAACTATTGGATTTTGGTATCGCCAAACTTTTATCGCAGGAATCTGTTGATGGTCAGACACAATACCAAAATCGAATCATGACGCCGGAATACGCATCTCCGGAGCAGGTAAGTCATGAGCCGGTCTCAACCGTAAGCGATGTTTACTCTTTGGGAGTTCTTTTATACAGACTCACGACAGGGACACTGCCGTACACGTTTGAAAAGAAATCTCCGGCTACTATTGAAAAAATAGTCTCCCATACCATTCCTGAACTTCCATCCAGGAAATCAGGCTTAAAAATCCTCCGTGGAGATCTGGATAGTGTGATCATGAAGGCACTGAAAAAAGACCCTGCTGAGCGTTATTCCTCGGTTGAACAGCTTTCAAATGATCTGAATAGATTTTTACAACATCGGCCGGTAATGGCCGGAAAAGACTCGCTGATTTACCGGGCCAGGAAGTTTACCTCCCGCAACCGATGGACCGTTGCAGTATCCGCAGCTGTCATCCTGCTGGTTTTGTCATTTTCCGTCATCACACTGGTCCAATCCAGAGCCATCCAGGAACGTGCTATTGAAGCAGAACAACAGAGAGACCGTGCCGAACAGGTAAGCGGTTTTTTAACCGATCTGTTTAATTCAGTGAATCCGGATGAGGCGGAGGACAACGCATTATCGGCCATCGATTTACTTCACCGCGGAGCAGATCGGGTCGAAAACGAACTGGCGGATCAGCCCGAACTGCAGGCCAACCTCTATCTTGTCATCTCTGACGTATATGAAAAACTGGGCCTGTATGACGAAAGCCTGAATCTGGCCGGCAAGGCTTTTGAGATGAACAGGTCACTCTTCGGCAGCATCCACCCAGAGACTGCACGCAGTTTGAACGCGATGGGCTGGCTTTACAGACAAAAAGCGGATTATGCGATGGCAGACTCCCTGCTTTCATCGGCACTTGCCACCAGACGTATGCTTTTTGGAGATATCCATCCGGACGTGGCACGGTCACTCAATGATCTCGCCGTACTGAAGCAGTCGCAAGGTGATTTTGCCGCTGCTGATTCACTCTTGCTCGAATCCATCACCATACGGCAATCCTTGTCAGACACACCGGACGAGGCCCTGGGAGTGGCCTTAAGCAATCACGCCGCCCTGAAATACGGACTCGGCGATTTTGAAGCTGCTGAAAATCAAATGAAGGAGGCTCTGGACATTTTCATGCAGACTACGGGAAACCGCGACATGCGTACCGCCAATGTATTAAGTAATCTGGGGGCTATTTTGATGACCGTAAACAAAATGGATGAGGCCATAATATATTATGAGCAAGCCCTCGAGTCCCGGTCTGCTCTACTCAGCCCGGATCATCCCGACATCGCTTCCAGTTATGCACATCTTGGAAATCTTTACAGAAGAACCGGAGATCTTGAGAATTCTGAAACCTCTCTGTTACGAGCTCTGAGTATTCGCAGGAACACGCTCGGAGAGAACCACGAGCTTATATATGATACTAAACGACTTTTGGGACTTTTGTATGATACGATAGGCAATGTGCGCGAAGCCGAAATTTATTATGGTGAAGCGGTGGAGGGATTCAGGAAGCATAATCCACTGGGTCACAATGAAATGGCCGAAACCCTGCACAATCTGGGATCTCTGTATCTTCGCGAAGGTAATCCCGTTAGAGCTGAACCCTTACTCCGGGATGCATTTGAGATACGTAAACGGATCCTGGGAGCCGGTCATGCATTGACGCTTAGCACCCATATTCATCTTGGAATCTGTGTTGCCGAACTGGGAGATACGATTCGGTCGCGTGAACTACTCGAGTCTGCTTTGAAACAGCTTGATGAATCAGATTTAGATGAACCGGAATTACGCAATTTGGCATTTAATACACTCACCGGATTGGAATGAGCATCCGCTTCTCGTCATTAACCAAAAAACATTTCCGAAATTTGAATAAAATGACAAAACAGTATCTAATAGCTTTTTTACTAATTGCAAGCTGCACGGTATTCCTTTTCATCCCTTCAATTTCCTCAGCCCAAAACCTGATCATCCGCGGTGGCTGGATCGTTCATCCCGAATCTGCAGAAGTCATCCCAAATCCAGACATCCTGATACAAAATGGAGACATTGCTGCCATTCAAAGAACCACTTTTGATGATGATGCCAAAATCCTGGCGCTTGATCCCAATGATCATATTCTGCCGGGTTTGATAGACCTGCATGCCCACCTGAAAATGGAATACAGAGGAATTACTCGCGATGACACAACTGCAACGCCCAAAATGCTGCTGGCAAACGGCGTCACAACCATCTTTACGGCGGGTGATGTAGAACCTGAAAAAGTTCTTCAGTTCAAAAAGAATGTGAATGCCGGGAATTCTTATGGTCCCAGGATTCTGAATTCCGGACCCTATTTCGGAAGGGCCAATCCGGACTGGAATCCTGAATATACCCGCGGGGACATCTATAGAATCGTAGACGAGTGGGCTGAAAGAGGGGTTGGTGGGTTTAAAGCCAAAACGATCAGTCCGGTGAACCTGAAACATCTGATAGACCGTGCGCACCATCATAACATCACCGTTACCGCACATCTAAACTCAGGTTGGAACAATACCGTCCGTTCGGATGAAGCCATTTCAATGGGTATCGATCGTGTTGAACACTTTCTGGGCGGAAGCGCACTCCCCGATTCTGTTCACGCCTATGATGGTCTGGAACAGCTGGACCCAGATGATCCTGAATTTGATAAAATCATAGACATCTTCATTGAAAACGATGTCTTTTTCAGTGCAACGATGGGAACCTTTGGGGCCTGGTCGGGAAGCAGCGACCCGGCTTTTGAGAAATGGGTTGATGAAACTGTATACCTCACTCCTTTTACGAAGCAGCTTTTTGAGAAATTTGAAGAGCCTGATACGGAAGGTACCATTGCTGCAGTATATGGTATAAAGAAAGAGCTGATAAAGGATTATTATGACAGGGGCGGTATGATCGTTCTCGCCACAGACAGGCCACTGTATCTGGACAGTTCTCTCGGACCTCATTTTAACGGTTTTTTTGTGCATCGCGAAATGGAAATCCTGGCTGATGCCGGTATCCCGAACGCGGATGTCCTGACCATCGCTACCCTGAACGGGGCCAGGGCGATGGGCCTGGATCATCAGATTGGCTCCATTGAACCCGGCAAAATAGCGTACCTGATGATCATTGACGGCAATCCGATCGAGGATATCCGGAGGACTCGCACGGTACACACCGTCATAAAAGAAGGGAATATTTTCAATTCCGGTTATCTGCTTAACCTGGCGGAAGGCAAGCTGGGTCCTCAGAGTGATGAGAAGTGGATGGAAGACAAGTGACTGGTGATTGCTGACTGGCGACCTGTGACTTGTGATTCTTGATTCGCGAATGATGCCAAATCAGGCTTCAGGCTTGAGGCTTGAGGCTTCAACGTGCGGAATACAATACAGTTCTTAGATCTGAGATCGCATATCTGTTTTCGTATATCATTCCTCACGTTTGACGTCTGACGTTTCCCTTTTGCCTTTCATAAAAAAAGACAGCCCCGGATCTGACCGAAGCTGTCTTTTATGTTTATTGCTTATGCTATTACCCGTGATTCGGAAGTCCGAATCCGCAATGATTCAGATCTTATTTCAGATCAAACCGGTCAAGGTTCATCACCTTGTCCCAGGCTGCGACGAAATCCTTTACAAACTTCTCGCGTGCGTCTGCTGCGGCGTAGACCTCTGCAACGGCACGCAGCTCAGAGTTGGATCCGTGGATCAGATCGGCTCGGGTGCCCGTCCATTTCACGTCGCCGGATTTGCGGTCGCGGCCTTCGAAAACATTCTGGTCGTCAGAAACTGCTTTCCAGGTCGTATCCAGATCAAGCAGGTTTGTGAAGTAGTCGTTCGACAGCGTTCCCGGCCGGTCGGTAAATACTCCGTGATTAGAACCGTCATAGTTTGTACCGAGTACACGCATACCACCCAGCAATACCGTCATTTCTGGCACCGTAAGGGTTAGAAGCTGTGCTTTGTCGATCATCATCTCCTCTTCCGTGACACTATCTCCGGCGTTGTAGTAGTTGCGAAATGCATCGGCTGCAGGTTCCAGCCACGCAAAAGAGTCTGCATCGGTTTGTTCTGCGCTTGCATCCGTACGGCCCGGCGTGAACGGTACGGAAATTTCATGCCCGCCTTTTTCTGCCGCTTTTTCAACAGCCGCACAACCGCCAAGCACAATCAGGTCGGCAAGAGACACCCTTTTGTCGCCTCCTTGTGCATCATTGAATTCTTTCTGTACACCTTCAAGTGTACTGAGCACTTTCGCAAGCTGCCCGGGATTGTTCACTTCCCAATTTTTTTGAGGTTCGAGACGCACACGTCCACCGTTTGCTCCGCCCCGCTTGTCGGAACCGCGGAACGTCGATGCAGAAGCCCAAGCGGCAGAAACCAGTTCCGATACAGAGAGTTCCGTATCCAGAATCATCCCTTTCAGCCCTGCAACATCATCATCGTTAATGTGCTTATAATCCGCAGCCGGAATCGGGTCCTGCCAGATCAGGTCTTCCTCAGGCACTTCCGGACCCAAAAAGCGTGATTTTGGCCCCATATCACGGTGTGTAAGCTTATACCATGCTCGCGCAAAGGCATCTGCAAACTCATCGGGGTTTTCATAGAAGCGGCGTGAAATTTTCTCGTACTCCGGATCCACTTTCAAGGCGATGTCGGTGGTAAGCATGAATGGATCGTGCTTTTTGTTCGGATCGTGCGCATCGGGAATGGTTCCCGCACCGGCGCCGTCCTTGGGTCGCCACTGCCACTTGCCGCCCGGTCCCTTGTACTTCTCCCAATCGTATTCGAACAGATTCTCAAGGTACTTGTTGCTCCATTCGGTAGGGGTGGAGGTCCAGGTTCCTTCAAGTCCGCTGGTGATGGTATCGGCACCTTTCCCGGTGCGGTATGTGCTGACCCAGCCCATACCCTGCATTGTGATCGGAGCAGCTTCAGGTTCGCGGTCGAGGTGCTCTTCAAGAGATGCACCATGCACTTTACCGAATGTGTGTCCGCCCGCAATCAGCGCCACGGTCTCTTCATCGTTCATCGCCATCAGACCAAATGATTGACGTATATACTCCGCAGACTTGGCGGGATTCGGTTCACCGTTGGGGCCTTCCGGATTTACGTAAATAAGTCCCATATGATCGGCGGCCAGTGCCCCTTCCAGCTGTCCCTTTGCATCATGGCGTTTGTCTCCGAGCCACTCGGCCTCAGGACCCCAGTTAACGTCTTCATTCGGCTGCCAGACATCCT
This DNA window, taken from Rhodohalobacter mucosus, encodes the following:
- the ggt gene encoding gamma-glutamyltransferase; this encodes MKFVLFSSIAAFFSLIFITVPLFAQIDRESGKQFATRSEVIGKRGMVATSQPLATQVGLDVLRRGGNAIDAAIAANAAIGLMEPTGNGIGGDLFAIIWHEESGRLYALNASGRSPQGLSYDRLMEVLDEQGRSSISRLDLTSVSVPGAVDGWFTLHERFGSLPMDDILSEPIYYAEEGFPVSEVIAMRWNASVPRLINQAGAFEETFTIDGRAPQKGEIFRNPDLGNTFRLLAEEGRDAFYRGEIARNIDEWMRENDGYLRYEDFANHTSTWVDPVTTNYRGYDVYQIGGNNQGTAVLQILNILEGFNLSESGFASEETLHLLVEAKKLAYEDRAKHYADPAFYNQPIDHLLSKEYAAERREMIGERAMDELTTGIDVTRDGDTIYLTTADQYGNMVSLIQSNFAGMGTGFVVPGTGFSFQNRAALFSLDPQHPNVYEPGKRPFHTIIPGFVMKDGEPWFSFGNMGGGYQPVGHVSILTNIIDFGMNIQEAGDALRWMHGGSSEPTDDMDETLTRPGTIYLESSIPYGVVRGLQSRGHSVQIGNQFFGRYQGIMRDPDNGVYYGASESRVDGQAAGY
- a CDS encoding co-chaperone GroES translates to MIQEYLNSVEKFIIIGDRVLIKPREMETHTKSGLVLPATVKEKEEIQSGYIIKTGPGYPVPSQEVDEPWKQNAAQPKYIGMQAMEGDLAIFLKSSTHEIEFENEKYLIVPHAAILLLIRDNHELE
- a CDS encoding MBL fold metallo-hydrolase, with the translated sequence MNRKAFIQNFSLLSAGAIAAPSLLTRVFQEGPFYPLRNGAGYFTGRGGTIGWFVTDDAIVVIDSQFRNSAEEFISGITTYGNGPTRFLFNTHHHGDHVSGNGAFAESDYRIIAHQNVPELQQQASQGNDEVIPSASITFEDEFSIDAGDEQITAKYYGNAHTGGDSVIWFSNSNIAHMGDLVFNRWYPFIDRPGGASVRGWITLLETVADEADSDTLFIFGHGNSDFGVTGDRSDVLYMRDFLAKLIEHTEAGLAAGLSREEITSVNQFEEFPNHQSAGSRLSLPANLSVVYDELTADE
- a CDS encoding P1 family peptidase, with product MKPACLLFLVFFLSLFIIAPAQSQERDRVRDLGITPGILPTGPLNAITDVGGVQVGHRTLTEGENIRTGVTAILPHGGNLYRDRVPGAVYVGNGFGKALGFTQVRELGELETPIVLTNTLSIFQAAHGLADYMLNLPGNENVRSVNPVVGETNDGWLNDIRARVITTEHVSEALVSAKSGVVEEGNVGAGTGTRALGFKGGIGTSSRMIPEDNGGYTVGVLVQSNFGGVLTVDGVPVGEELGNHYLASQPGTTLPKSGSEVSRLITQSDRTTYDFDVDGSIMIVVATDAPITSRNLERLAKRAFLGIARVGGFASNGSGDYVIAFSTHPDVRISLDHTGPTLENTELKNSEMSPLFLAAVEATEEAILNSLFMAETMEGADGRVQEALPVDEVMEIMRKYGRVE
- a CDS encoding InlB B-repeat-containing protein, with the translated sequence MKTRINICFAIGILLLLTTCGDNNPTSTTDDDPVDPNVESKEIGPAGGNLTSKDGLVTLEIPAGALSGSETITIEKITADDLGSEFENIDVQEAYELGPDGLEFDVPVLVSFAENQNPVVESDSLEMSSVSLLSSENGEVFFLDNSQTIVDSDEGTTMGTGEISHFSPLVKTRGALTLRVGGLRDEVEVSTNFFDVFVGGEVDLNKFDRDSVLIAAGPEAPLEVEEGSGLQKLVLLSGAYIQNVRHRCPEVGNGRFIIGVSIESIEGQSGEFIQVKSDIECVPATSNLQVLLDGNGSGSVSSNPEGIDCPEDCTEDYSENTLVELTATPDEGSAFTVWSEFGVEISNNPVIEVTMDQARTLTATFDVSGGSEGIFSSGTGFPREIMTVPNPWGDLTFPTDCPYVHIVAGADVGVVDPCSGSVISVLDIPFEVSSTGLNGGIALSPVIDNLLLLTSQSGWFLAKLGANQETGEIEIAEFRGTANNEGFIYAANPNRLGGTEDALITSQFRTEKLSADLSQPGGYADQGEFLVGALDKDFNPGNMTGEPRQAYTNFSDNTPGSVTGVASYPENGSRVLRAYHLKRESDGTYTENIGPIVGAVSYDFTCQDHPDETPAQGEADRACLSVDGVNDEVHRILIFEDESNPVQVLPPISTTPRPFAIDSRLTLSGEIDFTSPSFSGGNNYRGIMDFTGTILGERLGSYPSELDGIECVRINPSGDDIGMIALCSRNNDLIGTIRFLPPTF
- a CDS encoding ECF-type sigma factor, encoding MSEEKSHSRQNVTQLLQASRAGDQKAINDLMPLVYDEMKNIAHQKLRFERNGHTLDTTALVHEAYFKLINHEEVEWQSRAHFLGVAALAMKRILINYAEYKQAVKRGGDYSRVKMEEIRDPDSVHLPDSTAEQILALDEALERMKTFNERGSKVVEYHFFGGLTWDEISTIMGVAPITVRRAWNAARLWLNRELNQKNRGQLSL